The DNA region CCGGTATAGCTGCACAAAGGAGGTGGTGATCCGGCAGCCGGTCATGCCCAGAGTTTTCAGATCCCGGCAAAGTTGGTCAAAAACCAGCAGCCTGGCCTGTTCCGGCTTGTTTTTAGTCAAATCCGGTTCACCCCGGTCGGAAAGAATGATGGGATCAAAGCGGATATTGAATTGCTCCGGCCGGTATCGCCCCAGAAGCTGCTCCAAAACGCCCAGTGTCTCCCGGTAAGACGGCGCGTGGGGCTCCAGAACAGGAGAATAGTGATTGACGGTATATTGAAAATAAAGATGATAGTTCTCCAGATACTGAGGGTCTTGCGCCACCAGACTGAAGTCTTTGCTCCACAGCACCAGGCTGTGCACATTGCCGGGGTCCAGGTCTACGGTATAGGTCTTTTCCCGGTAAAGAGGATTGGGAAGCGTCACATTGCCGGCCCGCAGCGTCTCCTGGAGCCAGGAATAATAGAACCGCGGCAGATCGGTCCGCCGGGAAGCGGATATAACCGGTTTGAGTTTGGTCTGGGCAGTCATTCTTTTCCCCTATAATTTTAATCGTTAACCATGAAATGCAGCGGATACTTTGTAATGAAAAAGAGCCATACCGTGGATGAATCCAATGGCATGGCTCTTTCGATTACTTCACCACTAAGACCGGGCAAGCGGCGTAATGGACCACATGATTGCTTACGCTGCCCATGACCAGTCCTTTGATAATTCCCATGCCGCGGCTGCCGATGACAATCAGGTCATAGCCGTTATTCTGGGCAAACTGAGGAATGATTTCAATGGGAGAGCCCACTTCCATGCGGGTGTGAACAATCAATGATGGAGGCAGTAATTTTACGGCATTTTCCAGCACATTTTTGCCGAACTCTTCAAGGTCGCTGTACACCGTTTCCGGGATATACCCCACATTAAAATCCGGATAAGCCGGCAGCGCCACCCTCGGCAGGAAGACGTACAAAATGCCCAGTTCGGACCCAAAGCGGCTGGCAATCTGTCCGGCATGGTTCAGAGCTTTAAATGAATTCTTCGAGCCGTCCACAGGCACTAAAATTTTGCGATAAGTAATTTCTGTCATCATCCATTCCTCCCTGCGGTTAGTTTTTGTACCGGCGATCGACGACAGACATATGAGATTATGAGACTTTTCGTTACTTAAATTGTAGCACAATTCTTCCGTTTAGCAAATCCGCTTTTCTTCACAATCATCAAAGATTCGGTTTCAATCCGCCGCAGGGTAAAAGGCCAGTCCGGTTCGAAGCAGCATGGAGAATATATGCGTTCCCGGGCCTGTTCAACCGCGATCTCGAACAATTGCACCGCCCTTCCTCCCTATTCTCCTGGCA from Acetonema longum DSM 6540 includes:
- a CDS encoding universal stress protein, with the protein product MMTEITYRKILVPVDGSKNSFKALNHAGQIASRFGSELGILYVFLPRVALPAYPDFNVGYIPETVYSDLEEFGKNVLENAVKLLPPSLIVHTRMEVGSPIEIIPQFAQNNGYDLIVIGSRGMGIIKGLVMGSVSNHVVHYAACPVLVVK
- a CDS encoding DUF1848 family protein; the encoded protein is MTAQTKLKPVISASRRTDLPRFYYSWLQETLRAGNVTLPNPLYREKTYTVDLDPGNVHSLVLWSKDFSLVAQDPQYLENYHLYFQYTVNHYSPVLEPHAPSYRETLGVLEQLLGRYRPEQFNIRFDPIILSDRGEPDLTKNKPEQARLLVFDQLCRDLKTLGMTGCRITTSFVQLYRHVARRLANSGLDLRQPDPDQQVRLAAHLVQIASRHGFILYSCSSPLLSGAAGIQPGHCIDGELLENLFGGRVSRAKDSGQREACGCSKSRDIGSYDQPCRFGCVYCYSCKTL